One segment of Clavelina lepadiformis chromosome 2, kaClaLepa1.1, whole genome shotgun sequence DNA contains the following:
- the LOC143447392 gene encoding integrin alpha-6-like, producing MTGWTPRNMMFWYLTVTFLTLANVVTGYNLEGRLPLYKEGEADGTFGFSVALHKTSDTSNDLANALMVVGSPTASSLRSQKNTIKPGGIYYCPITTNREDCRRVQMDEGASNYLHNKTGQWLGVSLKSQGPGKFLITCAHRFAARYICPGSAPKHEREFERMCGKCFLLNGTTANRVEEIPADEAKTMGFISSVCDVADDEICDDRNYNSVASRYFQYYAYAQAGTSISISDSEYLLGAPGSWRFSGSVFGYDVRSVPTNASIKRFETTECSQKEIREQSIKCDNIPLRRDAYIGFSLDQSNALGSLRDTETIYFAGAPNGDFTGAVVFYQKVSNGGGRTLSPILQDMLFGEHIGSSFGFSVAVSDLNGDGLDDLIVGSPQYYQYSSEGKYGGAVYVYINKNLQRFSKIKPQKFVGPLDSFFGYSIAPLGDVDQDGYNDFAVGAPYETSTGKVHIFRGSADGIVKKSQVIEGSSYVVYPPHTDMKGFGISLSSNVDVDNNGYPDLLVGTLRDEVILFRSRPVVSVNSSLEVSTKIFDWRIQKCDVNGKKTACFDVQFCFSFTARHEEFARDLSINYTIVLDSTLQNEGLAPRVFFADSEAIQTDVASIPRPRANFCPGELNKIYFGDNVRDKLSPIDIDFKFSLPSGVPIVPEEADDPVFRMMDDPILDADFVNERKATVKLKNNCGTNGCLSDFQVKGELPPEIVVGRTETIALIMDVSNNLEEAHQAWVVIKLPPLVFYDSFSVSKSSGANITCFYRDNSLQDAATYVRCHAGNPYAAGSKDTVEVLLDVGRLPPETKEIKVELTTTTTSKNRERPPQQLQSKVIIELQLSLSAYGKPQQVRYYEVPPIGESAMTSTDLIGPEIKQTFIIKNDARRTVENVVLRVNLPHEIKNGKWLLYPVRALVSSSGQSVPRECAEDSVNPLQIRLPLSATSRIKRDVQPEELPIPRALYGVGEYRLHLTLDCNRKKTAHCVTLNCPVDTIQPGSTASVTFQLRLWNSTFIEEFVRTDLISIITEAELGHAEENVRIVGNSSQTIRTTVDHAFFDEEADSIFPWWYILIGVILALLLYLLVILILIKCGFFKRKRRHERQLQEENDNAALVTEVKPLHNEEERV from the exons ACTTGGAGGGGCGCTTACCGCTCTACAAAGAAGGTGAGGCGGATGGTACGTTTGGATTCAGCGTGGCTCTGCACAAGACAAGTGATACATCAA ATGACCTTGCAAATGCTCTGATGGTCGTTGGAAGTCCAACCGCCTCTTCCCTCAGGAGCCAGAAGAACACAATCAAACCCGGAGGAATTTACTACTGCCCCATAACAACGAACAGAGAAGATTGCAGAAGAGTCCAGATGGACGAAG GTGCATCAAATTATCTACACAACAAAACCGGACAATGGCTTGGAGTCAGTCTGAAAAGTCAAG GCCCAGGAAAGTTTCTTATCACGTGCGCACATCGTTTTGCGGCTCGGTACATTTGTCCCGGTTCCGCGCCAAAACACGAAAGAGAATTTGAACGAATGTGCGGAAAGTGTTTCCTCTTGAAtg GAACAACGGCGAACAGAGTCGAAGAAATACCAGCGGACGAAGCTAAGACAATGGGCTTTATAA GCTCGGTTTGCGACGTTGCTGATGACGAAATCTGTGACGACAGAAACTACAACTCGGTGGCCTCAAGATACTTCCAGTACTACGCATATGCACAGGCCGGCACCTCGATATCAATCTCCGACTCCGAGTATTTGTTAG GAGCGCCGGGTTCATGGCGATTTTCTGGGTCCGTCTTCGGTTATGACGTGAGGAGCGTGCCGACGAATGCTTCGATAAAGAGATTCGAGACCACTGAATGCTCGCAGAAAGAAATAAGAGAGCAAAGTATAAAATGTGACAA CATCCCGTTAAGAAGAGACGCTTACATCGGATTTTCTCTCGACCAAAGCAACGCTCTTGGATCCTTAAGAGATACTGAGACCATTTATTTTGCTGGAGCCCCTAACGGGGATTTTACCGGGGCCGTCGTGTTTTACCAAAAAG TAAGCAACGGAGGTGGACGAACTCTCTCTCCAATTTTACAAGACATGCTTTTCGGCGAGCACATTGGCTCCAGCTTTGGATTCTCGGTAGCTGTGTCCGATCTAAACGGAGACGGTTTGGATGATCTCATAGTGGGTTCGCCTCAGTATTATCAGTATTCATCCGAAGGAAAATACGGAGGCGCTGTCTACGTCTACATCAATAAAAACCTGCAACGGTTTAG caaaataaaGCCTCAGAAATTTGTTGGACCGCTCGATTCTTTTTTTGGTTACTCCATAGCGCCACTTGGTGACGTAGATCAGGACGGCTACAACGATTTTGCTGTTGGGGCTCCATACGAAACAAGCACTGGTAAAGTTCACATTTTTCGAG GTTCTGCAGACGGTATCGTGAAAAAATCGCAGGTTATAGAAGGTTCCAGTTACGTCGTATATCCACCCCACACCGATATGAAAGGGTTTGGCATCTCGCTTTCAAGCAACGTTGATGTTGACAACAACGGGTATCCAGATCTGCTGGTTGGAACATTGAGGGACGAAGTAATTCTGTTCAG GTCGCGTCCAGTTGTCAGCGTTAATTCATCCCTTGAAGTAAGCACCAAGATTTTTGACTGGCGAATCCAAAAGTGCGACGTGAACGGAAAGAAAACCGCATGCTTTGATGTTCAGTTTTGCTTCAG CTTCACAGCGCGACATGAAGAATTTGCCAGGGATTTATCGATCAACTACACAATAGTGTTGGACAGCACTTTACAAAATGAAGGTTTGGCGCCCAGAGTCTTCTTTGCCGATTCTGAAGCGATCCAGACTGACGTGGCAAGCATTCCCAGGCCCA GAGCGAACTTTTGCCCAGGCGAGTTAAACAAGATTTATTTTGGAGACAACGTCAGAGACAAGCTCAGCCCGATCGATATTGACTTTA AATTTTCTCTCCCGAGTGGAGTCCCTATTGTTCCTGAGGAAGCGGATGACCCAGTCTTCCGGATGATGGATGATCCCATCTTAGATGCTGATTTCGTAAACGAGAGGAAGGCTACGGTGAAGCTTAAGAATAATTGCGGCACAAACGGATGCCTGAGCGACTTCCAAGTGAAAGGCGAACTGCCGCCTGAGATAGTCGTGG GCCGCACCGAAACCATCGCTTTGATTATGGATGTTTCCAACAATCTGGAGGAGGCTCATCAAGCCTGGGTTGTGATTAAACTTCCACCTCTCGTCTTCTATGACAGCTTCTCAGTTTCCAAGAGCTCGGGAGCAAACATAACTTGCTTCTATCGCG ATAACTCGCTTCAAGATGCAGCAACGTACGTCAGGTGTCACGCGGGAAACCCCTACGCCGCAGGCAGCAAGGACACAGTTGAGGTGCTACTTGATGTTGGACGTCTTCCACCAGAAACGAAAGAA ATTAAGGTAGAACTTACGACCACCACGACCAGCAAGAACCGTGAAAGACCACCGCAACAACTCCAGTCAAAAGTGATCATAGAACTGCAATTGTCCTTGTCCGCTTATGGAAAACCCCAGCAG GTTCGGTATTACGAAGTTCCACCTATCGGGGAATCTGCAATGACAAGCACAGATCTGATCGGTcctgaaattaaacaaacattcaTCATCAAAAACGACG CGCGAAGAACTGTAGAAAATGTAGTGTTACGTGTCAACCTACCCCACGAGATCAAAAATGGAAAATGGCTTCTGTATCCGGTCAGGGCGCTGGTCAGCAGCTCCGGGCAAAGTGTGCCCCGTGAATGCGCGGAAGACTCTGTTAACCCTCTCCAAATCAGATTGCCGCTTTCAGCTACATCAAGAATAAAGCGAGAC GTGCAACCCGAGGAGCTGCCCATACCAAGAGCATTGTACGGCGTCGGTGAATATCGTCTCCACTTGACACTGGACTGCAACAGGAAAAAAACAGCACACTGTGTCACTCTTAACTGTCCCGTTGACACCATACAGCCCGGCTCAACCGCTTCTGTGACGTTtcag TTGAGGTTATGGAATTCTACGTTTATCGAGGAATTTGTCCGGACTGACTTGATCAGCATCATTACAGAAGCAGAACTCGGTCACGCCGAAGAGAACGTCAGAATTGTGGGAAATTCGTCGCAAACG ATTCGAACCACTGTAGACCACGCTTTCTTCGATGAGGAAGCGGACTCGATCTTCCCGTGGTGGTACATCCTCATCGGAGTCATACTGGCTCTCCTCCTCTACCTGCTGGTCATATTGATATTGATAAAATGTGGATTCTTCAAGAGAAAAAG GAGGCACGAAAGACAACTCCAGGAGGAAAACGATAACGCAGCACTTGTCACCGAAGTAAAGCCTCTTCACAACGAAGAAGAGCGcgtttaa